A stretch of Nonomuraea africana DNA encodes these proteins:
- a CDS encoding non-ribosomal peptide synthetase, whose translation MTVTTGAPGGVEDAYPLATLQAGMLYHSAYEPDALTYHDLTTVTLRGRFDRAAFEAALAELAARHPVLRTSIDLTRFSEPLQLVHRSAVIPLEVTDLSGDPEGGERVKEWSEREKRRPFDWSAPPLARVHVHLLAAGHFAFSLSFHHAILDGWSVASLITELFRRYHAHLSGEPLPVTAPSARFRDLVAGERAALSSAESREFWLERVADAPETRLPRLPGHAAEGESLVEVLRTPVPAALLAELERVARSLRVPLRTVLLAVHLRVLGLVTGAPEVMTGLVTHGRPESEAGEEVLGLFLNTVPLRIDVTAPSWAALVRRVFDAEVALLPHRRYPLFEIQRASGRAPLLDVLFDFRDFHVYRGMPGIEVVDQEFFEQTDLPFATSFTRAREHGGFELAIAYDRTQFGAEQVAAVRDHYLTALRQATDTEADPRPAAPYLARGAAAIERWNDTARSYDVAPLHEIIAAQVARTPTAPAVCYDGVWLTYRQLTARARAVSHRLIAAGTVPGDVVGVCMERGPELLPALLGVLGAGAAYLPLEPSLPAERLAYMIGEAGARTVLATADTAALLPDGVALRVDGAAAGPLGRLPEVHPDALAYVIFTSGSTGRPKGVGVSHRAIANRLRWMQETFPLTHADRVAQKTPIGFDVSVWELFWPLTAGAGLVVARPEGHKDSAYLAELITSQRITTLHFVPSMLAVFLDEPLLPETMRRVICSGEALPAELAGRFLDRLPHTELHNLYGPTEAAVDVSWHACRPGETTVPIGRPIANTRMEILDERGERVPVGTPGELCLGGVQLARGYVNRPGLTAERFVPDPYGPPGARLYRTGDVARWLPGGEVEYLGRSDFQVKIRGQRVELGEIEAVLAAQPEVRSAVVTLREERLVGYVVLEPGAEIDGTALAVRLRGRLPEHMVPASWVALEALPVTVNGKLDRAALPAPGEPGRERYVPPRDPFEARLAVLWEETLGVRAVSVHDDFFALGGHSLLALRLTMRLRKELGRDVALSTVLTAPTVALLAAELRRPQDNDGAPERIVPLRPGGDRTPIFLFHALGGQVFRYLPLTRHLGADQPVYAIQAAGLAPGEEPHATLEEMVDDYVAHLLKIRPHGPYVLGGFCIGGNIALESARRLRAMGEQVPLVALFYSDADEPVLRASLEDDAVLLMHALAGGPVQVELDDLHRMDPEQRLLTVIDAAARADTLQPDTADLNQARRFVKVFRANAHAVGHYRHEPYDGDVLLFSPAENGAAPGDMGWGSVVTGRLRISPILGERFTVLYEPLVADAAAELRSSIDHGLTDG comes from the coding sequence ATGACGGTCACGACGGGGGCGCCCGGCGGCGTCGAGGACGCCTACCCCCTGGCCACGCTGCAGGCCGGAATGCTCTACCACAGCGCCTACGAACCGGACGCGCTCACCTACCACGACCTGACCACTGTCACGCTCCGCGGCCGCTTCGACCGGGCGGCGTTCGAGGCCGCGCTCGCCGAGCTGGCCGCCAGGCATCCGGTGCTGCGCACCTCGATCGACCTGACCAGGTTCAGCGAGCCGCTGCAGCTGGTGCACCGCTCGGCGGTCATCCCGCTGGAGGTCACCGACCTGTCGGGCGATCCCGAGGGCGGCGAACGCGTCAAGGAGTGGTCGGAGCGGGAGAAGCGACGCCCCTTCGACTGGTCGGCGCCGCCGCTGGCCAGGGTGCACGTGCACCTGCTCGCGGCCGGGCACTTCGCCTTCAGCCTGAGCTTCCACCACGCGATCCTCGACGGGTGGAGCGTGGCGTCGCTGATCACCGAGCTGTTCCGCCGCTACCACGCGCACCTCTCCGGCGAGCCGCTGCCCGTGACAGCGCCCTCGGCCCGGTTCAGGGACCTGGTCGCGGGCGAGCGCGCGGCGCTCTCCTCGGCGGAGTCGCGGGAGTTCTGGCTGGAGCGGGTGGCCGACGCGCCGGAGACCCGCCTCCCGCGGTTGCCAGGGCACGCCGCGGAGGGTGAGAGCCTCGTCGAGGTGCTGCGCACGCCCGTCCCCGCCGCGCTCCTGGCCGAGCTGGAGCGGGTGGCCAGGTCGCTGCGGGTGCCGCTGCGCACCGTCCTGCTGGCCGTCCACCTGCGCGTGCTGGGGCTGGTGACCGGCGCGCCCGAGGTCATGACGGGGCTCGTCACCCACGGCCGTCCGGAGAGCGAGGCGGGCGAGGAGGTGCTCGGGCTGTTCCTGAACACCGTGCCGCTGCGGATCGACGTGACCGCTCCCAGCTGGGCGGCGCTGGTGCGCAGGGTGTTCGACGCCGAGGTGGCGCTGCTGCCGCACCGGCGCTACCCGCTGTTCGAGATCCAGCGCGCCTCGGGCCGCGCGCCCCTGCTCGACGTGCTGTTCGACTTCCGCGACTTCCACGTCTACCGGGGCATGCCCGGCATCGAGGTCGTGGACCAGGAGTTCTTCGAGCAGACCGACCTGCCGTTCGCGACGAGCTTCACCAGGGCGAGGGAGCACGGCGGGTTCGAGCTGGCGATCGCCTACGACCGGACCCAGTTCGGCGCCGAGCAGGTCGCCGCCGTCAGGGACCACTACCTGACCGCGCTGCGCCAGGCCACCGACACCGAGGCCGATCCCCGGCCCGCCGCCCCCTACCTCGCGCGTGGCGCGGCCGCGATCGAGCGCTGGAACGACACCGCGAGGTCGTACGACGTCGCCCCGCTTCACGAGATCATCGCCGCCCAGGTCGCGCGCACGCCGACCGCGCCCGCCGTCTGCTACGACGGCGTCTGGCTCACCTACCGGCAGCTGACGGCGCGCGCCCGCGCCGTCTCCCACCGGCTGATCGCGGCGGGAACGGTTCCTGGCGACGTGGTCGGCGTGTGCATGGAGCGCGGGCCCGAGCTGCTGCCCGCGCTGCTGGGCGTGCTCGGCGCGGGCGCCGCCTACCTGCCGCTGGAGCCCTCGCTGCCCGCCGAACGGCTCGCCTACATGATCGGCGAGGCAGGGGCGCGCACGGTGCTCGCGACCGCGGACACCGCGGCCCTGCTGCCGGACGGCGTCGCGCTCCGCGTGGACGGCGCCGCCGCCGGCCCGCTCGGCCGGCTGCCCGAGGTCCACCCCGACGCCCTCGCTTACGTGATCTTCACCTCGGGCTCGACCGGCCGGCCCAAGGGTGTCGGCGTCTCGCACCGGGCGATCGCCAACCGCCTGCGCTGGATGCAGGAGACCTTCCCGCTCACCCACGCCGACCGGGTGGCGCAGAAGACGCCGATCGGGTTCGACGTGTCGGTGTGGGAGCTGTTCTGGCCCCTCACGGCCGGTGCCGGCCTGGTGGTGGCCCGGCCCGAAGGGCACAAGGACAGCGCCTACCTGGCCGAGCTGATCACCTCGCAGCGGATCACCACCCTGCACTTCGTCCCCTCGATGCTGGCCGTCTTCCTGGACGAGCCGCTGCTGCCCGAGACGATGCGGCGGGTGATCTGCTCGGGGGAGGCGCTGCCCGCCGAGCTGGCGGGCCGCTTCCTCGACCGGCTCCCGCACACCGAGCTGCACAACCTGTACGGGCCGACCGAGGCGGCGGTGGACGTCTCGTGGCACGCCTGCCGTCCGGGCGAGACGACCGTGCCGATCGGGCGGCCGATCGCCAACACCCGCATGGAGATCCTCGACGAGCGTGGCGAACGGGTGCCGGTCGGCACGCCGGGCGAGCTGTGCCTGGGCGGCGTCCAGCTGGCCCGCGGCTACGTCAATCGGCCGGGCCTGACGGCCGAGCGGTTCGTGCCCGACCCCTACGGCCCGCCCGGCGCGCGCCTGTACCGCACGGGCGACGTGGCCAGGTGGCTGCCCGGCGGCGAGGTGGAGTATCTCGGCAGGTCCGACTTCCAGGTCAAGATCCGCGGCCAGCGGGTCGAGCTGGGCGAGATCGAGGCCGTTCTCGCCGCGCAGCCCGAGGTCCGCTCCGCGGTGGTGACGCTGAGGGAGGAGCGGCTGGTCGGCTACGTGGTCCTGGAGCCCGGCGCGGAGATCGACGGGACGGCGCTCGCCGTACGGCTGCGCGGGCGGCTGCCCGAGCACATGGTGCCGGCCTCGTGGGTGGCGCTGGAGGCGCTGCCCGTCACGGTGAACGGCAAGCTCGACCGCGCCGCCCTGCCCGCGCCGGGGGAGCCGGGCAGGGAGCGGTACGTCCCGCCGCGCGACCCGTTCGAGGCGCGCCTGGCCGTGCTGTGGGAGGAGACGCTGGGGGTGCGCGCGGTCAGCGTCCACGACGACTTCTTCGCCCTCGGCGGCCACTCGCTGCTCGCACTGCGCCTGACGATGCGGTTGCGCAAGGAGCTGGGCAGGGACGTGGCGCTGTCGACCGTGCTCACCGCGCCCACGGTCGCGCTGCTGGCAGCCGAGCTGCGCCGTCCGCAGGACAACGACGGCGCCCCCGAGCGCATCGTGCCGCTGCGGCCCGGCGGCGACCGCACGCCGATCTTCCTGTTCCACGCCCTCGGCGGGCAGGTCTTCCGCTACCTGCCGCTCACCCGCCATCTGGGCGCCGACCAGCCCGTCTACGCGATCCAGGCGGCGGGGCTCGCGCCCGGCGAGGAGCCGCACGCCACACTGGAGGAGATGGTCGACGACTACGTCGCGCACCTGCTCAAGATCCGCCCGCACGGCCCCTACGTGCTCGGCGGGTTCTGCATCGGCGGCAACATCGCCCTGGAGTCCGCCAGGCGGCTGCGGGCCATGGGCGAGCAGGTGCCGCTGGTCGCGCTCTTCTACTCCGACGCGGACGAGCCCGTGCTGCGCGCCTCGCTGGAGGACGACGCCGTGCTGCTCATGCACGCCCTGGCGGGCGGGCCCGTCCAGGTCGAGCTCGACGACCTGCACCGGATGGACCCCGAGCAGCGGCTGCTCACCGTCATCGACGCCGCCGCCCGCGCCGACACGCTCCAGCCCGACACCGCCGACCTGAACCAGGCGCGCCGCTTCGTGAAGGTCTTCCGCGCCAACGCCCACGCCGTCGGCCACTACCGCCACGAGCCCTACGACGGCGACGTGCTGCTGTTCTCCCCTGCGGAGAACGGCGCGGCCCCCGGCGACATGGGCTGGGGCTCCGTGGTCACCGGGCGGCTACGGATCTCGCCGATCCTCGGCGAACGCTTCACCGTCCTGTACGAGCCCCTGGTCGCCGACGCGGCCGCCGAACTGAGGAGCAGCATCGACCATGGCCTCACCGACGGCTGA
- a CDS encoding LLM class F420-dependent oxidoreductase, with the protein MRLGLSIGTLGPAAADPHAQLTLVQEAERLGYDSAWASEGYGVDPATTLAWLAAGTERIALGTGVIQMSSRTAVATAMAAATVDRVSDGRFLLGLGASGPQVSEGWHGQRYERPLAHLRDYVAVVRTALEQRPVEHEGPSIVLPLPDSRGKALTMTIGPVRRPLPIHLAAMGPKAVELAGEVADGWLPIHFPPEHVADTLAHLRAGAARAGRDAARVEVSPMVMAMVDDDADYARDMVRPMLALYLGGMGTKGVNFYNRLAHRLGFGQAASRVQDAYLDGDMGEAVEELPDELIDALTLCGTPERVRELMDAYRKAGATRLIVGLNAPTTDDRVEQLGWLAELNT; encoded by the coding sequence GTGCGTCTGGGATTGAGCATCGGCACCCTCGGCCCCGCGGCGGCCGACCCGCACGCCCAGCTCACGCTGGTGCAGGAGGCCGAACGGCTCGGCTACGACTCGGCGTGGGCCTCCGAGGGCTACGGCGTCGACCCGGCCACGACCCTGGCCTGGCTGGCCGCGGGCACCGAGCGCATCGCGCTGGGCACGGGCGTGATCCAGATGTCCAGCCGCACCGCGGTCGCCACCGCCATGGCCGCGGCCACCGTCGACAGGGTCTCGGACGGCAGGTTCCTGCTCGGCCTCGGCGCCTCGGGCCCGCAGGTATCGGAGGGCTGGCACGGGCAGCGCTACGAGCGCCCGCTGGCCCACCTGCGCGACTACGTGGCCGTCGTGCGGACCGCGCTCGAGCAGCGGCCGGTCGAGCACGAGGGCCCCAGCATCGTGCTGCCGTTACCCGACAGCAGGGGCAAGGCGCTGACGATGACGATCGGGCCGGTCCGCCGGCCGCTGCCCATCCACCTGGCCGCCATGGGCCCGAAGGCGGTCGAGCTGGCGGGCGAGGTCGCCGACGGCTGGCTGCCCATCCACTTCCCGCCCGAGCACGTCGCGGACACGCTCGCGCACCTGCGCGCGGGGGCGGCCCGCGCGGGGCGCGACGCGGCGCGGGTGGAGGTGTCGCCGATGGTCATGGCCATGGTCGACGACGACGCCGACTACGCCCGCGACATGGTGCGGCCGATGCTGGCGCTGTATCTGGGCGGCATGGGCACCAAGGGCGTCAACTTCTACAACCGCCTCGCGCACCGCCTCGGGTTCGGCCAGGCCGCCTCCCGGGTGCAGGACGCCTACCTCGACGGCGACATGGGCGAGGCCGTGGAGGAACTGCCCGACGAGCTGATCGACGCGCTGACCCTGTGCGGCACACCCGAGCGCGTGAGGGAGCTGATGGACGCCTACCGCAAGGCGGGCGCGACCCGGCTGATCGTCGGCCTCAACGCCCCTACGACCGACGACCGCGTCGAGCAGCTCGGCTGGCTGGCCGAGCTCAACACCTGA
- a CDS encoding MFS transporter: protein MASPTAEPATLWRNPDFLKLWAGESLSLVGTQVTVLAMPIVAFLLLNASVAEMGVLGALARLPMVLFFVVGVWVDRMRRRPVLIWSDAMRALMLATVPLLFLMDLLTLWWLYVVVFVMGVFGVLFEIAYRSYLPVLVPPEHLGEGNSKLQLSDSLSKAVGPSLAGVLVAARSAPLVILIDVASYVASALCLLSIKKKEEAPQPDGGGSMIGAIRQGFSWVMTQPQVRPLAIATAVYSFFDIGILQTLYFPYVVDGVGVPAAWVGGVLAVGGIGAIIGAWLSVRLMKGIGPGPTMLWSTVVGNSALILVPLAGGPLWLAVAMLGVAQLLVGLCTQVFMVNNITVLQSSTPRELTGRVIATIWAMGLVPAPVGALVAGLVGQAVGMRPVVLVAALIGALVPMAVLALSPIPKMRTVPEAPVSA, encoded by the coding sequence ATGGCCTCACCGACGGCTGAGCCCGCCACCCTGTGGCGCAACCCCGACTTCCTCAAGCTGTGGGCAGGGGAGAGCCTGTCGCTGGTCGGCACCCAGGTGACCGTGCTGGCGATGCCCATCGTGGCGTTCCTGCTGCTGAACGCCTCCGTCGCGGAGATGGGCGTGCTCGGCGCGCTGGCCAGGCTGCCGATGGTGCTGTTCTTCGTCGTCGGGGTCTGGGTCGACAGGATGCGCCGCCGTCCCGTGCTCATCTGGAGCGACGCCATGCGCGCGCTCATGCTGGCCACCGTGCCGCTGCTGTTCCTGATGGACCTGCTGACGCTGTGGTGGCTGTACGTCGTGGTCTTCGTCATGGGCGTCTTCGGCGTGCTGTTCGAGATCGCCTACCGCTCCTACCTGCCCGTCCTGGTGCCGCCCGAGCACCTCGGCGAGGGCAACAGCAAGCTGCAGCTCAGCGACTCCCTCTCCAAGGCGGTCGGGCCCAGCCTCGCCGGCGTGCTCGTCGCGGCGCGCTCGGCGCCGCTGGTCATCCTCATCGACGTGGCCAGCTACGTCGCCTCCGCCCTGTGCCTGCTGTCGATCAAAAAGAAGGAGGAGGCACCGCAGCCCGACGGCGGCGGCTCCATGATCGGCGCCATCCGGCAGGGCTTCAGCTGGGTGATGACCCAGCCCCAGGTACGGCCGCTGGCCATCGCCACCGCCGTCTACTCCTTCTTCGACATCGGCATCCTGCAGACGCTGTACTTCCCCTACGTCGTGGACGGGGTCGGCGTCCCCGCCGCGTGGGTGGGCGGCGTGCTGGCGGTCGGCGGCATCGGCGCCATCATCGGGGCGTGGCTGTCGGTCAGGCTGATGAAGGGCATCGGTCCGGGGCCGACGATGCTGTGGTCCACCGTGGTCGGCAACAGCGCTCTGATCCTGGTGCCGCTGGCGGGCGGCCCGCTGTGGCTGGCGGTGGCGATGCTGGGAGTCGCGCAGCTGCTGGTCGGGCTGTGCACGCAGGTGTTCATGGTCAACAACATCACCGTGCTGCAGTCGTCGACGCCCAGGGAGCTGACCGGCAGGGTGATCGCGACGATCTGGGCGATGGGGCTGGTGCCCGCGCCGGTGGGCGCCCTGGTGGCGGGGCTGGTCGGTCAGGCGGTGGGGATGCGGCCCGTGGTGCTGGTCGCGGCACTGATCGGCGCGCTGGTGCCGATGGCGGTGCTGGCGCTGTCGCCGATCCCGAAGATGCGGACGGTGCCCGAGGCGCCCGTCTCCGCCTGA
- a CDS encoding thiamine pyrophosphate-binding protein — protein MTGGQALVRALARHGVDTVFGIPGTHNLEIYAALAAHGVRHVGTRHEQGAGYAADGYARMTGRPGVAVVTSGPAVLNAAAAIGQAYSDSVPVLLVSPGMPLRHPGAGNGLLHETRERAMGAVAARSLRVTSVAEIPVAVAQAFAEMTGGRPRPVHLEIPFDVLEEEATAPDVAPLPRTVHRPAGEDLDAAAAVLGAARLPLIIAGGGARAAAGALPALAERLGAPVVTTANGTGVVPGDHPLALGAGPHLAAVRAAAEEADAVLVVGSELAPADLWNGPLPLDGKVVRIDVDPVQAVTNARPEVVLVGDAGAALDGLLARLGPSAAAVPPHVARWRERMRAEAEREGARWLGIVRALAAALGPDGVVAGDSAMACYYGALPNLGGRLLYPAGFGTLGYGLPAAIGAAVAGPGRPVAALMGDGGLMFTVAELATAVQLGLPLPVVVVDNGGYGEIRAEMAARHDPVHAVDLPSPDFPLLAHALGAYGTAAEDPEALRAALVAALKADRPTLIHVREDT, from the coding sequence ATGACCGGCGGCCAGGCGCTCGTGCGGGCCCTCGCCCGGCACGGCGTGGACACGGTGTTCGGCATCCCCGGCACGCACAACCTGGAGATCTACGCCGCGCTGGCCGCGCACGGCGTGCGGCACGTCGGCACCAGGCACGAGCAGGGCGCGGGCTACGCGGCCGACGGCTACGCGAGAATGACGGGACGGCCCGGCGTGGCCGTGGTGACCTCGGGCCCCGCGGTGCTCAACGCGGCGGCGGCCATCGGGCAGGCCTACTCCGACTCGGTCCCCGTGCTGCTCGTCTCCCCCGGCATGCCGCTGCGCCACCCCGGCGCGGGCAACGGGCTGCTGCACGAGACCAGGGAGCGGGCGATGGGCGCGGTCGCCGCCCGCAGCCTGCGGGTGACGAGCGTGGCGGAGATCCCGGTGGCGGTGGCCCAGGCGTTCGCCGAGATGACCGGCGGCCGTCCGCGCCCGGTGCATCTGGAGATCCCCTTCGACGTGCTGGAGGAGGAGGCCACCGCCCCGGACGTCGCGCCGCTCCCCCGCACGGTCCACCGGCCCGCCGGGGAGGACCTCGACGCGGCCGCCGCGGTCCTGGGCGCGGCGCGGCTGCCGCTGATCATCGCGGGTGGCGGCGCCAGGGCCGCCGCGGGCGCGCTGCCGGCCCTGGCCGAACGGCTCGGCGCGCCGGTGGTCACCACGGCCAACGGTACGGGCGTCGTCCCGGGCGACCATCCGCTCGCGCTCGGCGCGGGGCCGCACCTGGCGGCCGTCAGGGCGGCGGCCGAGGAGGCGGACGCGGTCCTGGTGGTGGGGAGCGAGCTGGCCCCCGCCGACCTGTGGAACGGACCGCTGCCGCTGGACGGCAAGGTGGTGCGGATCGACGTCGACCCGGTCCAGGCCGTCACCAACGCCCGTCCCGAGGTGGTGCTGGTCGGCGACGCGGGCGCGGCGCTGGACGGGCTGCTGGCCCGGCTCGGCCCGTCCGCCGCCGCCGTACCGCCGCACGTGGCGCGCTGGCGGGAGCGGATGCGGGCGGAGGCGGAGCGAGAGGGCGCGCGATGGCTCGGGATCGTGCGCGCCCTGGCCGCGGCGCTCGGCCCCGACGGGGTGGTGGCCGGCGACAGCGCGATGGCCTGCTACTACGGCGCGCTCCCCAACCTGGGCGGCCGGCTGCTCTACCCGGCCGGGTTCGGCACGCTCGGGTACGGCCTGCCCGCCGCGATCGGAGCCGCGGTGGCGGGTCCCGGCCGCCCCGTCGCCGCGCTGATGGGCGACGGCGGCCTCATGTTCACCGTGGCCGAGCTGGCCACCGCCGTCCAGCTGGGCCTGCCGTTGCCGGTGGTCGTGGTGGACAACGGCGGCTACGGTGAGATCCGCGCCGAGATGGCGGCCAGGCACGACCCCGTGCACGCGGTCGACCTGCCCTCTCCCGACTTCCCCCTGCTGGCCCACGCCCTCGGCGCGTACGGCACGGCCGCCGAGGACCCCGAAGCCCTGCGCGCGGCCCTGGTCGCCGCGCTCAAGGCCGACCGCCCCACGCTCATCCACGTCAGGGAGGACACATGA
- a CDS encoding Glu/Leu/Phe/Val dehydrogenase dimerization domain-containing protein, whose amino-acid sequence MSLLEITWTDPVTARRGYVVIDSLVRGVASGGLRLREGCTLEEVRGLARGMSLKEALVHTPGDRYVPMGGAKGGIDIDPGDPEARAVLKRFVTAVLPVIREQWSTGEDFGLRQETLDEIAAELGLASTVEAAFALVADEDAARARLRAAMAEVVEGVPLADLVGGYGVAQAALALGSYETAVVQGFGSIGGAAARYLARAGVRVVGIADREGLMLCPDGLDVERMLAARDGGGVVDRACLRPGDTTAPREAWLDVEADLLVPAAMSYVIGPAEAARVKARVVVEGANLPTLPEAEAAMTARGVTVVPDFLANVMTNAWWWWVVFGDIEPTPEAAFDKIATTMRRLVETVSAEGVPLRKAALALAERNAAALIR is encoded by the coding sequence ATGAGCCTGCTGGAGATCACCTGGACCGACCCCGTCACCGCGCGGCGCGGTTACGTGGTCATCGACAGCCTGGTGCGCGGCGTCGCCAGCGGCGGGCTGCGGCTGCGCGAGGGCTGCACGCTGGAAGAGGTGCGCGGCCTGGCCCGCGGCATGTCGCTGAAGGAGGCGCTGGTCCACACCCCCGGCGACCGGTACGTCCCGATGGGCGGGGCCAAGGGCGGCATCGACATCGATCCGGGCGATCCCGAGGCACGCGCGGTGCTCAAGCGGTTCGTCACCGCCGTGCTGCCGGTGATCAGGGAGCAGTGGAGCACCGGCGAGGACTTCGGCCTGCGCCAGGAGACACTCGACGAGATCGCCGCGGAGCTCGGCCTGGCCTCGACGGTGGAGGCCGCCTTCGCGCTGGTGGCGGACGAGGACGCGGCCCGCGCCCGGCTGCGCGCCGCGATGGCCGAGGTGGTGGAGGGCGTGCCCCTCGCCGACCTGGTGGGCGGGTACGGCGTGGCCCAGGCGGCGCTGGCCCTCGGCTCCTACGAGACGGCGGTCGTGCAGGGCTTCGGCTCCATCGGCGGGGCGGCGGCGCGCTACCTGGCCAGAGCGGGCGTGCGGGTGGTGGGCATCGCCGACAGGGAGGGCCTCATGCTCTGCCCTGACGGGCTCGACGTGGAGCGGATGCTCGCCGCCAGGGACGGCGGCGGCGTCGTGGACCGGGCGTGCCTGCGCCCCGGTGACACGACGGCGCCGCGCGAGGCGTGGCTCGACGTCGAGGCCGACCTGCTGGTGCCCGCCGCCATGTCGTACGTCATCGGCCCCGCCGAGGCGGCCAGGGTGAAGGCCAGGGTGGTGGTCGAGGGCGCGAACCTGCCCACGCTGCCGGAGGCGGAGGCGGCGATGACCGCCAGAGGCGTCACCGTCGTGCCGGACTTCCTGGCGAACGTGATGACCAACGCCTGGTGGTGGTGGGTGGTGTTCGGCGACATCGAGCCGACGCCGGAGGCGGCCTTCGACAAGATCGCCACGACGATGCGGCGGCTGGTCGAAACGGTGTCCGCGGAGGGGGTGCCGCTGCGCAAGGCGGCGCTCGCCCTGGCGGAGAGGAACGCCGCTGCGCTGATCCGGTAG